Part of the Henckelia pumila isolate YLH828 chromosome 2, ASM3356847v2, whole genome shotgun sequence genome is shown below.
agatttttacaagcagagaaatgatttaggcaactTTGTTTTTGAGCCTGCAAGCCTTTGATTTGTTAGTCTTTCATTTGTAGCCttgcgaaaaaaaaaaaaagaaaaatccaATTGgatgaaaaagaaaagatagaAAAAGATGGataaagtaaggtgaggggaggcattGAAAATGGACTGAAATTTGAGTCCAAAAAAATGCAAAAAGGTGTAGAATGTATGGAGTAGAGGAGTCAGACAAATATCTGACAATGCCCTGCAACTGATAAACCTAGCCTACTCAATACCGCAGAAAATTATAAATATCCAATTCTCTTTGCTTGAATCTTATATGCTTACATTGACTATGGATACTTCTCTGCTATAAAAAGTGCTTGCCTAAAAGAACTCCCTGATAAGTCCTGTTGATCTTTGGGAGTAAcggttgaacttggtggagagtgtgttgaaactagagagcgggGTTAATGACTCTTTGAGGCTTACTGATTGCATGATTTGACcgaaagttaggtgggtagaCAAGATTGgctaatcacacacacacgagaactcttgagaaaattagctacACATGGATTAATTGTTGAACATCTGAGGCCAGTTGGGTTAATAAGTTTTACTGTTTTCTTGTGTGTTTTTAATTCCCTGTACGTCTTAGtattttgtttgtgttgttttgttttgctcggggctagcaaaagttcaagtttggggggatttgatgagtgcaatttatgcacttatattttatatgatttagcttggcttttgttgtgttttgagcgatattatgcattttccttgttgtttgtgttgtttgcagGAATTTAAGTGTTATTCATTTTAATCGGCCAAAAGAAGTGAAAAGGAGgtgaaaaaagagttgaaaaaaaagaaataaaattgcccagactagcgccccagcgctacaagccaagcgctccagcgctacacGGAGCTTTCCGAAGGGTGAAAAGTCGAAgaaatagcgctccagcgctatcaaaccagcgctccagcgctgttgaGGAAATTGGACGTGCGCTCCAGCGCCAATgactagcgctccagcgctgcgcaaTCCTAAAATTTGGAAAGTTTTTTGATCGAGTTTAAGAAAGGATTTTAAGGCTGATTCTGAGGGATACGAGGGTTAGAGAGAATTTTTCAGAGCATAAGACGGCTATTGAGCGATTGGAAGTGAAAAAGAGCTTGAGAATTCGGTACGAAGacggaagacggcggcatccggcgacggagaagcttcattctaattcgttctagtttctctttgaactctgtttttcttagtttatggattgttggaaaaacatgagttatttgattttgaattgcgttatgaactaatttcttaatctagaggtagacggatcttgactggaacccatgattgacatattttgatttatatatttaaatttcttcacACAGTTTATGTGTGTTTTCTTGatcttaatgctttcaatttactggccatagattgaatgatattttatttagaatctatcactcgagagaggagattttgaatacgacataggaaaatacatctttggtgtttatactgttcgagaggcatataactccatagaagtcgttataagaattcttgtgctatttaacggatttaataattgaactttgatagagatattgagtttgttattgaatacgaatttctgcttgacactcgagagaggtagtagaaaataatagggattcttggctaataaactagaagattttataattgaacaatcattagaaataaattgtggtatacagtcaagtgaagtcgaacctctagcattcatcacTTATTGAATTTTTTCTCGTGAACTCgtagttatttagttttgtttcttgcaaaatttagttttataaaaatcaaatcaacttcgtagctctacataggattaggattatattagttgcaaatatttgatataatatcatttattcattctccgtggaaACGATCTGGACTTAAATTCctgtattataacttgacatcgtgcgcttgcgagcgaaaaacacgcaacagtACGCCTGTTATGCCCTTGAATTTTTCCCCTTCCACACTTTGTCAGATGATGTTCAACTTGAGAAGGGATCCTCATAGTTCGTCTACGACCTGGTTGACTACGCACGATAGGAGCACAAATTGATTCACCTTCATCATTATAACCTTCATACATATCAAATGTTGGTATAGAATTGATGACACATTTATAACTTTCACGATAAGCTCCGATCGTAAAATATTTGTCACAAAAATCATAAACCGACAACGACTTTGATTCTATGCAAGCACATGCATGCTTGCAAGGAAGTTTATAGATTTGCCAACCTCGACATGAACACGTCCATGAACTCAAATCAACTGCCAAAGTTTTATCCCCATCTATAACCTCAAATTTCAATCCACATGACCTATGGACCTTCAAGCTGCGGGACTGAGAATAAGCAAGTGAAACATCCTTTTCTTTTCTAGGGGTTAAATCTTTATCCATCACCAAATATTTTTCTCTTCTTTCGTGCATCATTGTCATAATTTGGATGCGTATATTGTCTACCATTGCCACAATTGGTAGGTGGCGCGCAGGTTTCACCCAACTATTCCAACTTTCAGCAATATTGTTATTAATCACACCCCATCGGTTACCCGTAAATAGAGCATTTGCCCAATTATCAGGTGAAGAATTCACAAGAAACTCTTGTGCAATTGGCATTGACTCGGTTATAGATTTTATAAGCTCAAAAAACTCATGTCGCGATGAGGCATATGCCGTTTTTTTCAATACAGATGACCATTTCTTCTTATTATGGAGTGGGTACCTCCGCAATACCTACAAGAAATATGCATAATATTAAAATTGTGAACCAAACAGTCAATATAACATAAcagtaaataaatatttatttatgtcatACTAACTTGTTTCACAAAATTGTGTACTAAATGTCTTAAGCAATATGCATGATGACTACCAGGGAACACAGATTGAATAGCCTTAATCAAACCAGGATGCCTGCCAGAGAAGAAAGTAAAGCTATGGAAGAACGTTACATTTTTTGAAGCTAGAACATCTTTCAATCGATTACAAAACCAGTGCCAGTTACAGTCATTCTCTGCATCCACAACTGCATATTCCAAGGTGAAAAGATCATCATTTGCGTCCTTTGCAACAGCTACTAGAATACTTCCTTTGTACTTGTTCTTGATGTGGGTTCCATCTAAAAATATTAATGGCCTACAGCCACAAACGAAACCAACAAGGCAAGCGTGAAAACATATGAACAGCCGATCAAATCTATTTGTCATCGTATCAATCTCATATTCAGCATAGCTTCCAGGATTGGTTTCTTTAACGGCGTGACAATACCATCGCAACTTATCATATGACCCCTTCTCAGTTCCATGAATTTCATTCATTGCCATTTCTTTGCCCGTCCAAACTTTGTGGTATTTAATTTCCACTCCGAAATCTCTTTGTATGTCCTTAATCATTGTAATTGGATGATATGATGGCTCTCCCCTCAACTTATCTTTCACCAAGTTACATACCCAAAAAGAATCAGCTTTAGGATGTCCTCTAGTTTTTAAATTGTCATCACCACAACTATGAGTTAAATTACAATTTCTTATGCCAAATGCATTATCTGATTGATGTTTAGATGCATATATTCTCCATGAACAATTTGCATCACTACACACAACAATGATCTTCTGACTATCATTTTTCACATAGGAAAATGAACGTCTGATAGCAATGGCATAGTTTTTAACATAATTTCGGAAATTAGATGCATCTTTAAATGTTTGACCAACACCACGTATGCACTGACGCCACGAATCAATAGAATTACTCATACTGCAAACTTCGAGATGGGTGCCACTTGTCGAATGTGTCTCATTTTCAGTTTGAACCCTTACCACGCCAATACAAAATATAACTCAGACAATATAACTATGCATGGTCCATTTATTCAgattttcacaaataaattaaGTAATTATACAACAAAAATGAAAGTCAAATACgtgactataaaaaaattaataataaaacaatGCAAAATAATTACCTGTCAACGTTTGTGCTACGGTGACTTTGATCAGTCTTTCTTTCTGCTCTTAATTCAATGATATTCAACTTCATACACATATGAAGATTTATCATGTTACGCACATCATCATTGTCAATCAAAGTGACTTCCATCTTCTTGTGAGGGGCTGTGAAAAGCAACGTCGTCGTTTCAGGGTTAATATTCGGACATTTTTGTCCGAGATTTTGGAACAACTCCATCAGCGTAGCAACATTAGGAATTGAAATTAGATAAAGGCCTTTAAGGTACTGACAACTACCAATAAAGGAAAAATTAGAATTTCCTCCAGAACAGGACTCCATGTTGGTTGTGCCTATCAAGAATAAAACACAAAATTCAGAACTATGTAATTTACAAGAAGATTTACAATGGAcacaaatttattaaaaatatatatacaaattatTTAAAAGATTTGTACACCATTTTTAGATGGATCACTACAGATTAATTCACAACtaccaaaatcaattatatcaataaaattttaagatgAAATATAAGAGACATTAACACCTATAAAAACCATATCCAGATCCATctattaaaattaagaaaataaacaATCTAAAACCCATACCAAATTTGTCTTAATGTTTCCAGCTTAGAGCtgaagatttaaataaataattttgaaaatttatacatCAATCAATTTTCAGAAATATACACAGTAACTCATCTTTGATTAATACTGCATAACCTTTTCCAAGAATCGTTCATATAAATCCAACATCTGAAGAATAATCGAACCTTTGCTCGGTTGGTTATGCTTGTTCCTCGTCGTCGATCGCTTCCAAACTTCGGTCAATTGGTGCCGCTAGTTGATGGATTTCTTCAGCCATGGGGTTTCAAGCAACTGAGAGAACCCATTCTCGATGGAATGGAAGTGAATGATATTCCCGAGgcattgaattttattttattatattatatcttattttaattaaatttaaagtgtaAAATcagtaaataataattaaaatagggagtaaaaaataaaattttgtggtGTTAGGGAGTGCAGACAAAAGTGTAAAGGCAAGGAGACTGAATTTAAAATTGTATATGTGTTTAgggatttttcttcaaaaacccCATAATTCATTTActtattttatatcaattaaatattatattaaatttgataataattaaattttttggaatttaaatagttatatattttttaaattttgacaaGATGTTATAGCATAGATTGTAAAAATGTACCTTTTTGGTCGCATTCAAACCCCTGCAAATTTTTGTAGGCCAAAAAAAatcttaaacaattaaattcagACCAAACAAGGGTTCCACTTTGTCACAAACCCGATTCAGAAATGCCCAActtcttaccaaaacaagaGCCAAACCCCATCAAATATTCAAATTAATGTCCaagatttgaaagaaaaaaagggGAAAAAAGTGAATAAATTCCTTTTTTGATTTTTCAGGAACTTTATTCCACTATTGTTTGCATTTGGAAAAGTGAACCAAGTGTTCGATGTCTTGTTAGACCAATTTCTTCAGCTTGGGAAAAATGGATTTCATAGCACCGTATTTGGCTTCTCAAGAAGAATATTCTTCGATCTGTAAGCTTGTTTTTTGCTCCAAGATTACACTAGTTGTATTATTTGGTTTCATGTTTTCTTACCCATTTGATTTGTTGTGGCTATCGTTTAGCGTTTTTAGTTCTATGAAGAATCATTGGTGCTTATTAGGGTTCGTTAAGGTGCAGATCTTAATGAAATCTCCGTTGGCTTTTTGTGTCGAATCCCGAGGAGAAAGGGGGTTTTTTTTTCTCCTCAAGTGTTGTGAATGTGAATCTACTTTTCTGGGTTGGGATCCATGGAATGCCTCTTCTACTTCTTTTCCTTGGCTCTTGTTTCAGTTTATGGTACTTATAGTTTGATTTAGTTTCTTTGTTATGGTATTTGTTATAGTGATTAGTGAGTAGTGCGGGTTTATTTTAATTAGAGTGTGGAAGTTAAAGAAAGTTAATCGAATTTCTCATTTGTGGGAGTAACCTTTTGATTATGGGTTTGAAATGTAGTTTAAATCTGGTTTAACATATTAAAGTTCCTTTCTTTTGGTTTTTAATCTCCAGGGTTAAGTGAGTGGTATCTCTTGTAAGTGGTAATATGATTGAGCTAATTGTGTTTGTATAAATGGCTGATTCCAATCCCGTTGATGGGATACTAGAATTTTTGCGAAGGAACAAATTTGGAAAGGCAGAGGCTGCTTTACGTAGTGAATTGAGTAACAGACCCGATTTAAACGGGATTCTTCAGAAGCTTACTCTTAATGATAATGAGCCAGCTTGTTGGTCAGGAGAAGAAGCGAATGCAGCAAAAGTGGTTGAAGAGGATCGGAAGGCTTTGAGTTATCGACGTGGTGGAGAAGGTTTGAGTGATTCAAAGATTTTGAGTAGTGCTGAGGCTTCGGAGGAGATCATTGTGAAAGAGGTTGAGTGTGGAACATGGAAAAATGCATCTGACGGCAAGTGGAAAAGTTGTGGCAGTTTTGAAGAACGGAGTAAGGTCGGTGAGTTTGTTGGAATCAGTGATAAGAATTTTACCTTCTCCAAAAGTGCTGATGATGTCGTGCTTGATTTGTATTCATGGAATTATGGGACAAATAACGGTCAAGTTCCTTCACGTCAAAATGAAGGTGACATTgccaatgaaaataattttttggggTTTCAGGCCATTGGGAAGTCATTGCTGAGTTCAGCTGAGGCTCTCGAGGTTTGTAATGTTAGTTCCAAATCTGGGGAAAATTGCTTTGCTAGTGAGAAGGGAATGTCTTGGCCTGGTAGTGTTAGTGACTCTATTGTAGAAATAAGGCAGAAGAGGAGTGAGAAAAGTGAGCTCAAGGAAGTCAATCAACAAAGAGAGCCTATCATTACAAGCTCTAAAAAGGACAATATGGATAAGTCCTGGTCCAAAAGTGATGTATCTGCCCATCTGTCTTTTCCTGTAAAAACTGTTTTTCCCTTCTCCAGGGAAGGTACTTCAACCAGTTATGATTGTCCTGTCTCCATTGTTGATAAAAAGGAGGAGAAAAGGAAAGTAGAACCGAACGACTCCAGGACTGCTATAAAGGAGCAAGTGGATAAGGTGGGAAGAGCTCCGTACTTTGGGAAGTCTCAGGGTGAGCCAAAAGTTTTTGATGAATTAGAATTTCATTTTGCATCCGAGAACCGAAAGGAAGAGTTGCCAAGGCTGGCGCCAGTAAGGCTTAAGTCAGAAGAAAAGTCTTTCAATATTCATTGGGAGGAGAAATATGAGCGTGATGACAGTGATTCAAAGATTTTAAATGCCGACAACACTTATCTCATAGGATCATTTCTTGATGTGCCTATAGGCCAAGATGTCAATCCTTTAGGTATACGCTGAAAACTTCAGTATTCAGTTGAACCTTTTCCCTTTCCGTTGTTGCTGATTACACACGCTATGATTTTTTCAATCCTGCCCATCATTTGCCTGTAATTCACCCCTGTATCAGAAGCGGGGCTTAACCATATCTGAACTTATTGGATTGAAGTACTTTTTGAATGCACTGAATGTGTGATATGTACTTGTAGATTTAATCATTAAAAAATGCAGCCCAATAGGTCAATCCAAAAACTTTCAGTGTGTCAAATTGTGTAAGATTTAAGATATTGCCTGTTTTGAACAATGTGCTACAATCTTGATGCTACTTGTTATGAGATGCCCTATTTTTATGGTTAGGCTCTCTACAATAGCTGGAGAGGGAGAACTTATAGAAGTAAATATTGAGTAAACTAAGGTAATTTCCTCATGAGTGCCCTTGTTGTCTACCCTTGTTGAAAGACCattctttccttttctttttcaatgttTGCTCCCCAAATCAATTTATACCTGGAATTATTCAACACTCTTTTTGTTCCCACAATCCCACCTTATTATCATTGATAAAGCATTTCTTTGTGTCTTTTCCATGAAACCTAGAGACCTTGATATGAATGTCTTGTATTGTTTGATAGGGAAAAGGACAGGAGGGAGTTGGCTCTCTGTGAGTCAAGGCATTACTGAGGATGCTTTTGACCTTGTTTTTGATTTTGCAAATATTGGTTATGGATTAAGTAAATGCATTGACTATCCTAACGAGTACTGGGACTCTGATGAGTATGAAGACGATGACGATGATGGCTATATGAGGCAACCTATTGAAGATGAGGCCTGGTTTCTGGCCCATGAAATTGATTACCCGAGTGACAATGAAAAGGCTATTGGTCATGGAAGTGTTCCGGACCTTCAAGAAAGGGAGCAGACGAAGGATGATGAATATGATCAGTCATTTGCTGACGAGGATTCTTACTTCTCTGGAGAGCAATATTCCCTTTCAAAAAATGTTGATCCAGCTATATCTTCGGATGATCCTCTTGGTTTGAGAAAGAAGGAGATGTACCACAAAAATAATGAGAATGGTTTGATTAGTCAATATGATGGGCAGTTGATGGATGAGGTGGAGCTAAGTTTAACACCCTCAGAGCCTGTCTGGCAGGGCTTTGTCGCTGAGACTAATGAACTAAGAATGCTAAGAGATGGAAAGGTCATGGATGATTATGGAAGGCCGAATCTAGATGATATCTGCTTGGATAATGATCATCATGGTTCAGTTAGGTCTATTGGTGTTGGAGTCAACAGTGATGTTGCAGACATGGGCAGTGAAGTGCGGGACAGTTTGGTTGGGGGTAGTAGTGAAGGAGACACAGAGTACTTTCACGATCACAGTGGTGGTTTCAATGGATCTAGACATTCACTGAACGAATCAAAGAAGAACACTAGTGAAAGATCCAAGAAACAGATGCATAGAACAATGAAAGATACTTCTGAAAATTATGTCAAGTGTAATGACATGAATGCATATATACAGGCAAAAGGCCACATGGATGGGGGCTTTTCTTTTCCTCCTCCTAGAGATGGGAAGTTGGTGCAAGCAAGCTCTGGTAAATCGTTGTTGTCAAACAAGGACACTGCAGTCAATGATGTGGGTGGAGAGTTTGTAATGGCCAATGGTGACATATTTTTATCAAGAAGACGCAAAAGCAGCGACTCTTCTCCGTGTAAGAGTTCAAGGGATGAAACGAATGCTTATACTGGGGAATCAGCAAATTCTAGTCCTTCTTCTCTTTCAAAGTATGGTTACATTGAAAGTGAACTT
Proteins encoded:
- the LOC140879009 gene encoding uncharacterized protein translates to MESCSGGNSNFSFIGSCQYLKGLYLISIPNVATLMELFQNLGQKCPNINPETTTLLFTAPHKKMEVTLIDNDDVRNMINLHMCMKLNIIELRAERKTDQSHRSTNVDRVQTENETHSTSGTHLEVCSMSNSIDSWRQCIRGVGQTFKDASNFRNYVKNYAIAIRRSFSYVKNDSQKIIVVCSDANCSWRIYASKHQSDNAFGIRNCNLTHSCGDDNLKTRGHPKADSFWVCNLVKDKLRGEPSYHPITMIKDIQRDFGVEIKYHKVWTGKEMAMNEIHGTEKGSYDKLRWYCHAVKETNPGSYAEYEIDTMTNRFDRLFICFHACLVGFVCGCRPLIFLDGTHIKNKYKGSILVAVAKDANDDLFTLEYAVVDAENDCNWHWFCNRLKDVLASKNVTFFHSFTFFSGRHPGLIKAIQSVFPGSHHAYCLRHLVHNFVKQVLRRYPLHNKKKWSSVLKKTAYASSRHEFFELIKSITESMPIAQEFLVNSSPDNWANALFTGNRWGVINNNIAESWNSWVKPARHLPIVAMVDNIRIQIMTMMHERREKYLVMDKDLTPRKEKDVSLAYSQSRSLKVHRSCGLKFEVIDGDKTLAVDLSSWTCSCRGYNDEGESICAPIVRSQPGRRRTMRIPSQVEHHLTKCGRGKIQGHNRRYK
- the LOC140881875 gene encoding uncharacterized protein: MADSNPVDGILEFLRRNKFGKAEAALRSELSNRPDLNGILQKLTLNDNEPACWSGEEANAAKVVEEDRKALSYRRGGEGLSDSKILSSAEASEEIIVKEVECGTWKNASDGKWKSCGSFEERSKVGEFVGISDKNFTFSKSADDVVLDLYSWNYGTNNGQVPSRQNEGDIANENNFLGFQAIGKSLLSSAEALEVCNVSSKSGENCFASEKGMSWPGSVSDSIVEIRQKRSEKSELKEVNQQREPIITSSKKDNMDKSWSKSDVSAHLSFPVKTVFPFSREGTSTSYDCPVSIVDKKEEKRKVEPNDSRTAIKEQVDKVGRAPYFGKSQGEPKVFDELEFHFASENRKEELPRLAPVRLKSEEKSFNIHWEEKYERDDSDSKILNADNTYLIGSFLDVPIGQDVNPLGKRTGGSWLSVSQGITEDAFDLVFDFANIGYGLSKCIDYPNEYWDSDEYEDDDDDGYMRQPIEDEAWFLAHEIDYPSDNEKAIGHGSVPDLQEREQTKDDEYDQSFADEDSYFSGEQYSLSKNVDPAISSDDPLGLRKKEMYHKNNENGLISQYDGQLMDEVELSLTPSEPVWQGFVAETNELRMLRDGKVMDDYGRPNLDDICLDNDHHGSVRSIGVGVNSDVADMGSEVRDSLVGGSSEGDTEYFHDHSGGFNGSRHSLNESKKNTSERSKKQMHRTMKDTSENYVKCNDMNAYIQAKGHMDGGFSFPPPRDGKLVQASSGKSLLSNKDTAVNDVGGEFVMANGDIFLSRRRKSSDSSPCKSSRDETNAYTGESANSSPSSLSKYGYIESELVKKEKDAGIEVGREEDPSALLEDEEAAVVQEQVKQIKAQEKEFETFNLKIVHRKNRTGFEEDKNFNVVLNSVIAGRYHVTEYLGSATFSKAIQAHDLHTGMDVCVKIIKNNKDFFDQSLDEIKLLKYVNKHDPADKYHLLRLYDYFYYREHLLIVCELLKANLYEFHKFNRESGGEVYFTMPRLQPITIQCLEALQFLQSLGLIHCDLKPENILVKSYSRCEVKVIDLGSSCFETDHLCSYVQSRSYRAPEVILGLPYDKKIDIWSLGCILAEICTGNVLFQNDSAGTLLARVIGIIGPIDQELLAKGRDTFKYFTKNHIVYERNQDTNKLEYLIPKKSSLRHRLPMGDQGFIDFVAHLLETNPKKRLSAMEALKHPWLQYPYEPISS